The genomic segment actCTCTTCCATAGCAAGGTGCCCCGactccatttctttttctgtctccgTTCTCTCTGCCCTCCAGCCACAGGAATGTGAGGGAAGAAGCCTGGTCTCAGGCTAGGTTTCCTTCTCCTTACCTGTTGTTAATTTGAGACCTCGGATAAAATGCTAGGAAGAGTCTCACTTTCCTGAGCTGTGGTTTTCTCACCAAGGCCAAAGTCAGACTCAGCTGATTAGTCAGCAGCCCCCTCAGCCCCCCTCCTCCAGAGCAGCACCTTCACTTGGTTCCAGCTCTGCGATGCAGGGCCAGTCCCAATCTTGTCCTCAcctgggagccaggagtgtgCAGGAGAGAGAAGTCCCACTCCAAAACCCATCCACATCCACAGACTGAGAACTTTGAGACTTGCACAGAGTAATGAAAAGAGTGATTTTTCCTCTGTCAGATTTGGAAAGACACATAAACTATTAttgacttaaagcaaatgaagatTGTTTTGCATACTTGCTTTGCACTCTATTATAACGGAAACCCTAAAGTAAAAGAGAGTGGTTCCCGGTTTATTTGAATACTGAAAGAGAATTCTACCCACGttgctgaaagaaaaaaagaactgaatgaTTGCTGGAGGTGTATGGGGTCCCGCATCCTTCTGAGAAGGGGTTAGTTAGTCAGAGGCTTGTTTCTGAAATAGTCTCATACCCTGGTTCTATTGGGATCTGATTATTCCTATTGAGTTCCAATATTCCTAATTTTCTGACCTTGCTACTGTTTGGTAGCTGGGGATGGGGCAATACAGTGGACTCTGCACCCCACAACCCCCATCCACTCAAACTTCCTTCCACCTCCACCGTGGTCTATTGCATAAGGGGACAGAAAGTGTCCCACGAACTCAGGGCAGCGAGACCTAACAAGTATTCACAGTCTGGGGGAACCCCAATATAATATTCCCCAACCTCcggtcccttctttctttctttctttgacctCTCCAAGTTCTCTGAACAATTTTCAACTCCTGTCTCATTCCCTGCTTACCCCAATATCTTTTGCAGGACGCCTGCACAGATTCCTTTAGGTAGGAGAGTCGCCTACTGCAAAGAGCCGGAGGAGCCTGGGGGGGACCTGGCCGGCTAGGTATGGGGGGTCGATCAGGAGGCCGGCCCCCTGATCCCGGGTCCCCCCTTGGCGGCCCCTCAGCTCTAAGAGCTCTGGCGCTGCTGTTCCTCTTCTGTGCGCAAGGTATGGACCGCAGGGGGCAAGcaggggctgggggtggggggtgctgTGTGCAAGGGGAGAGAGTTATTGGGGTCCACTCAGCTCTCCAATGGAGCTGGGACGTCCCATTACGCGGGGGAAAGGCTCTGGAACCCGAGGGAACGGGAGGAGAGAAATGCAACGGTTTGCAACGGTTTCCAAGAAGGGGATGCCCAGGAGGTGCCTGGAAGGGTGGCGGAGCCCGAGCGACCCTGCAAGGTGCCAACCCAGTCCCCGTCGCTCGCAGCTCAGGCCCAGTGCAAGATCCTGCGCTGCAACGCCGAATACGTGGCGTCCACGCTGAGTCTCCGCGGGGCCGGCGAGTCGAGTGTCCGCGGTGCGGGGTCGGACTCGGCCTCTCTCTGCCGGGCGCTCCGCTCCTACGCGCTGTGCACCCGGCGCACCGCGCGCACCTGCCGGGGGGACCTGGCGTTCCACTCGGCCGTGCACGGCATCGAGGACCTCATGATCCAGCACAACTGCTCGCGCCAGGGCCCCACGGCGCCCCCGCCGCCCCCACCCCGCGGGCCGGCCCTGCCCGGCTCGGGGGCGCTCCGCCCCGCCGGCCCCGCGGCCCCCGACCCCTGCGACTACGAGGGCCAGTTCGCCCGGCTGCACGGCCGAGCGCCCGGCTTCCTGCACTGCGCGGCCTTCGGGGACCCTCATGTGCGCAGCTTCCACCACCACTTCCACACCTGCCGCGTGCAAGGCGCGTGGCCCCTGCTGGACAACGACTTCCTCTCCGTGCAGGCCACCAGCTCCCCCGTGGCCTTGGGGGCCAACGCCACCACCACGCGCAAGGTCAGGGACCCCGGCGAGCTTGGCCCTCCCCTGCTCGGTCGCCCCAACCCCAGCCctttcaatggtcctcaaactacggcccgcgggccacatcttgtatttattcccattttgtttcttcacttctaaataagatatatgcagtgtgcatagaaatttgttcataatttttgtttttactatgatctggccctccaacagtctgaaggacagtgaactggccccctgtttaaaaagtttgaggacccctgcgagtgCATGCGGCCCCAGGGGTCAAcctttgaagcagtgtttttcaaccttttaaaggcacactttttttcatgaaaaaagaaaaaatcacgaggcacaccaccattagaaaatgttaaaaaaaaatttaacactgtgcctatattgactctCTAAAacgtaattctcttgaataggaatccaataaacacaaagaaattattttatttttaaggtttatatatatactctaaatttatttatctacatgtgaaaatataatatataataatataatatataatatataacataatataatatacattatctacattctatacttttatttttatttttatttatttatttatttttggtttttgggtcacacccggcattgctcaggggttactcctggctgtctgctcagaaatagctcctggcaggcacaggggactatatgggacaccgggattcgaaccaaccacctttggtcctggatcagccgtttgcaaggcaaacactgctgtgctatctctccgggccctatacttttatttttttaagaataatttttatttcgacCAAAGTagactacaaatctttcacagtaatattttaggtacgtatgacattgaatgaggggcattcccaccaccaattattttataatcactttattctgaaataataaatgatgacAATGATctagtctatttgtgagccgaagccgcatgttatgaatgaaattggaatttttttcccTCGGCACACtaaatatctcatggcacaccaGTGGTTGAAAAAACGCTGCTTTGGGGCTGGGGAGGtagcatggagaaggatggtgttcaaatccccgcatcccatatggtccactgaacctgccaggagtgatttctgagtgtagagccaggaggaactcctgagcgctcccgggtgtgacccaaaaatgaaggaaggaaggaaggaaggaaggaaggaaggaaggaaggaaggaaggaaggaaggaaggaaggaaggagggagggagggagggagggagggagggagggagggagggagggagggagggagggagggaggaaaaaaggaaggagaaggagggagaggaggaaggaaggaaggagggagggagggaaggaggaagggaggaaggaaggaaggaaagaggaaggaggaaggaaggaggaagggagggaggaaggaaggaaaggaaggaagggaggaagaaggaaggaaggaaggaaggaaggaaggaaggaaggaaggaaggaaggaaggaaggagggagggagggaaggaggaagggagggaggaaggaaggaaaggaaggaaggaaggaaggaaggaaggaaggaaggaaggaaagaagaaagaaaaaacgctGCTTTGAGGGACCCACTGCTGGCCCCTCTCTCTGCCCAACGCTGCCTGGGTCCCTAGTCCCTAGGTGCCCGGTCCCTGGGTAGTGCCCACATGGATTCAGAAAGCGGCCAGGAGTGGGTGCAAGAGTTGTGTGGGTGCAAGAGTTCTGAGAGCCAGATGCAGAGGATGGAGCTGGACGGAGGTGACACGGAAGCAGAAAGGGGTCAGGGAGCCAGGCAGGGCCTTGCTAGCAAGGCCTTGCACCCTAGGGGTGCACCAAGCCCACAGTGAACTCTCCTCTCTCGCCTTCACAGCTCACCATCATATTTAAGAACATGCAGGAGTGCATCGACCAGAAGGTGTACCAGGCTGAAGTGGACAATCTTCCCGTGGCCTTTGAGGACGGCTCTGTCAATGGGGGGAACCGACCCGGGGGTTCCAGCCTGTCCATCCGGACGGCCGCCCCGGGTGGCCACGTGGAGATCCAGGCTGCCTACATCGGCACCACCATCGTGATCCGGCAGACTGCCGGGCAGCTGTCCTTCTCCATCAGGGTGGCCGAGGACGTGGCCAGGGCTTTCTCGGCTGAGCAGGACCTGCAACTCTGTGTGGGTGGGTGTCCTCCAAGCCAGCAGCTCTCACGCCTGGAGCGCCAGCGCCGGGGTGCCATCAGCCCGGAGACTGCCTGGCAACTGTGCAAGGAAGGGCTGCCCGTGGAGGACGCTTATTTCCACTCCTGTGTCTTCGACGTTCTCATCTCCGGGGACCCCAACTTTACTGTGGCAGCTCGGGCGGCTCTGGAGGATGCCCGCGCTTTCCTGCCAGACTTGGACAAATTGCATCTGTTCCTCTCTGATGCTGGGGCCCCTCCGTGCTCAGCCATGCTCAGAGGTCCAGCTCTCTCTGGACTCTTGGTTCTGTGGCTTTTCACTCGGTGATGAATCCAACAATCCCTGGACTGAAGTGAAAACAATCTGGGGATGTGGAATCGCAGAAGGAAACTGCGAATTCTAGGAGTTGGATGAAGCAGTGGCATTCAACCCAGAGTCAGAAAAGACTACTGTATAGGGTGGGGCCATTATTATTGATTGCAAAGAGTCTGGGCAAGGTGTCTGCATCCCAGGACCTTGTCactaaatagaaagagaaatatatatatatatgaccatTGCCCACCAAACTCAaaatctggggccaaagagatagtccagtgggcagggtgcttgccttgcccaggccaacccaggtttgatctaggTGTGTATCTTAGATGcctatgtctgccaggagtgaatcttgaacACCAtcgagtatggctcaaaaaccaaaaaagaataaaggaactAAAACATCTCTctatgtaggggccggagagatagcacaacttgaatgaagtcaacccaggagggacctggttcagcatcctatatggtcccctagcctgccaggggcaatttctgagcgaagagccagaagtaaccctctgagcgccactgggtgtggcccagaaaccaaacaatcaatcaatcaataaaaaaaaaaaatctcattatgtATTCCCTTTCAGAGTGGAAGGAAGGAACCAGTTAGGGAAAGGGCTCTTTAATGAGGTGGGTGAGATGCACTCTGTTTTCTAGGGTCAGGCATGAGGTGGGGCTTCTCAGGATCTTACACAAAGGGAGCTCTGCCTTCAAAAGCCTTAACTCTAACCACTCCATTTTATCGTCAAGGAAAACAGTCACTAAAGATTTGGGTTATGGATCCGGCAGGGGTGCTGGCTCTTAACATAAAACTGCTGCTTCGACATAGACTAGAATGAAGCTAACATCCCCACTCCAATTTAAACTATTAATAAAACAAGAACTTTTTCACATCCTCCTCTGTTGCTTATATTTAATCTTTGTGTAAATGCTCTAAATGGAGTAAGACAATGCTCAGTGAGCTGAAGGATAGTTTAGAAGTTTTCACCATTGTTTCCTTTCCCAGGAGTTTACTTGCTATGAGGGAAATGAAGCCAACTCACATGAGGTCCTGATAAGTGTAGATTTACTTACTTTTATGATATTGTGGATTCAGGTGGGAATATGGTTGTCAAAACTAAATAGATAATAAGCAGGGCTATAGCAATAGGACATTGAGAAAGGACTTGCCttgcagttgacctgagttcgatctccagcaccccatatatatTATTGTCCTttgattctgccaggagtaagccatgagcatctctaagtgtggtcccaaaacacaaaaaaaacaaaagtgggccaaagaatttaaattcaaataataaCAACATTGATTGAGAGCTTAAAAtttgccttggggccggagagatagcatggaggtagggcatttgctgtgcctgccaggggcaatttctgagcatagagccaggaggaacccctggacactgctgggtgtgacccaaaaacttaaaaagaaattgcCTTGTAATaagccacagtgatagtacagttggtaggatgcttgccttgcatattgtcaACTGAGTTCAACTCcgggcattccatgtggtccttgGAGCCcacaggaatggtccctgagcactgccaggtgtagccacaaaacaaaacaaaacaaaacaaaatctgccTGGCAATGTTCTCAATACTTTCAAAAATAGTGATTCATTTAATCTTTACCGTCTCTAAGGAAGGAACTATTgttatctcttatttttatagaCGGAAACTGGGTGCTGGGAGATTAAGCAATTTGCCCGAAGTCACACTATTAGCACATGGTAGACCAGAAGCTGAGGCAAAGGCTGAGCCTTAACTGTTACCACAGCACTATCAACAAGGAAACAGAGTTTTTAAAGGTCTGGAGTTTGGAGCTGGCCTTGGTGCAGGTCTGGTTGTTAATAAAGAAATTCTTTATAAGGAACCAAGGGAAAGATGAGGTCAAGGCCAAAGACAATGGAACCAAGTGTacagaagagaagagggagaataCGCGTTGTTCTAGTGCGGTTTATGGAAGAGAGTAAGTGCTGCTCTGAACCAAACAATGAAGGAGtgactccttcccttccttttattatttctgtgTCACTAGCCTGATTGACTCTGATGTTCTCATACTTTGATGCCCTGTTGACCAGGGTGCAGGGCAGCCACATGTTTATCAAATTGCTTTCTGGTAATCAAGACCCATTAGCTGTGGAGCTCCTGCTAACCAGGTTATGGCATACTTCCTGTGGTAGTAGAGGCCATGCAATGTGGTCAGGATCTCTGCCATGCACTTCTGGGTCCCTGAAGGATACCTTTTGGTGTTTCCCCCATTTCTGGTCTATGTGCCCTTCAGCTACTCTTTTCCCTGTACCAGGCTTCTTAAACCTTTTCCACTGgccacttagccaggagtaagacctgagaactgccaggtatgacctccaaacaaaaagaaagttcaaGTAAACACATGATAAGATGCTCACATCATTAGTcattaaagaaatgcaaattaaattaaaaccatggttaaaaaaaaaacctgatgcaCTAATTACAATGAAAACATCAACTATACCAAGAGCTTCAAGAATTGGACCTCTCTTATATAGCCACTGTGAATGTAAACTGATACAAACAGTGTAAAATAatttgctccttccttccttccttcctccctcccttttcattctttcttcctccttttttccttccttctcttctccctccctttcttatttcctctctctcttcctctctattcctccctcctttcttcactttgttccctcccacccttccttctttcttccctccctccctcctttcctttctccctccctttatttcttccttccttcctttctccctcccttccttacttccttactttctccctcacttcctccctccctccctctctcccttccttccttccttacttctctttcattcctccctcccaccctggttctctccctttcttgttccctcctctttcctctctccctcccttccttccttcctccctctcttcctctctccctccctccctccctttcttgttccctccttctctttcctctctccctcccttcctccctccttcctcccttcctctctccctttttccctccctccctccctccctccctccctccctccttccctccctccctccctccctccctcccttccttccttccttccttccttccttccttccttccttccttccttccttccttccttccttccttccttccttcttctttcctttgcttTGAAGTAACTTCTGACTAGCTCTAtatttaagaattactcctgggcccggagagatagcacagcggtttttgcattgcaagcagccaatccaggaccaaaggtggttggttcgaatcccggtgtcccatatggtcccctgtgcctgccaggagctatttctgagctgacagccaggagtaactcctgagtgctgctgggtgtgacccaaaaaccaaagaaaaaaaaaaaaaaaagaattactcctggcactacttaGGAGACAAATAgaatgatgggaatcaaacttgggttggtcacatcCAAGGGAAACAcccaacccactatactatctctagaGCCCCTGACAATATCTTTAAGCAAACAACAATCATACACtctaggcaggggtcctcaaactttttaaacaggggccagttcactgtccctcagaccattggagggtctgactatagtaaaaacaaaactttcttatgcacactgcatatatcttattttgcaatgaagaaacaaaacagatacaaatacaatatgtggcccggggatcataatttgaggaccactgctctagagtCTAGACATTCCATTCCTAGGTACTGACCAAGATAAATAGAGAAACGATAACTTGTATCTGCatgaagatttaaaatatttaaaattttacaaatatttagagTTTTGTCTAGGGTTTGGAGATAAAATACAGcagatacttgtcttgcaagtgtttGACAGGGATGGATCCCAGCACAGCATATATCCCACCAGAAatggtccttgagtgcagaatcaggagaaagccctgaggcTGGCTGGTGTGGGCTTCTGCCCAAATGTTTTgcctataacaacaacaacaacaacaacaccctagaaattagaaataactcaaataatttctgactagctctgcacttaagaattactccaaGCACTGCTTAGGAGACCAATGGAATGATGGGAATCTTCCATCTACTGGTGAATGACTATACTAAGTGTGGTAAATTCAGACAAAAGGTTACCACTCTGCaacaaagtgttttgttttgatggggcttttggtttgtttttaggctacatctggtggtgctcaggagttaactcttggttctgcagtcagcaatcactcctggtaggctcaggtacCCATGTGTATGCCAGGGAAGTCTGGGTCAATCGTGTGTAAGGC from the Suncus etruscus isolate mSunEtr1 chromosome 10, mSunEtr1.pri.cur, whole genome shotgun sequence genome contains:
- the HJV gene encoding hemojuvelin; translation: MGGRSGGRPPDPGSPLGGPSALRALALLFLFCAQAQAQCKILRCNAEYVASTLSLRGAGESSVRGAGSDSASLCRALRSYALCTRRTARTCRGDLAFHSAVHGIEDLMIQHNCSRQGPTAPPPPPPRGPALPGSGALRPAGPAAPDPCDYEGQFARLHGRAPGFLHCAAFGDPHVRSFHHHFHTCRVQGAWPLLDNDFLSVQATSSPVALGANATTTRKLTIIFKNMQECIDQKVYQAEVDNLPVAFEDGSVNGGNRPGGSSLSIRTAAPGGHVEIQAAYIGTTIVIRQTAGQLSFSIRVAEDVARAFSAEQDLQLCVGGCPPSQQLSRLERQRRGAISPETAWQLCKEGLPVEDAYFHSCVFDVLISGDPNFTVAARAALEDARAFLPDLDKLHLFLSDAGAPPCSAMLRGPALSGLLVLWLFTR